In Oryza brachyantha chromosome 1, ObraRS2, whole genome shotgun sequence, the following are encoded in one genomic region:
- the LOC102705387 gene encoding uncharacterized protein LOC102705387 isoform X1: protein MMLGSNQQSAAAAAAAAAAEEEAELARKHTAAVATSRQWSAQTESRIVRVSRVFGGKDRHSKVKTVKGLRDRRVRLSVPTAIQLYDLQDRLGLNQPSKVVDWLLNAARHEIDKLPPLQFPPQDLCMGHHHHLPSPMPLMHHHHDEKYHVAAAAALAADKSAGGGGDDVDGGSGGVAHMGRFPAGGYHRFMGLNNPLGMVNSAGGMPFHYTGESWNNGSVQDSSAGSPQVAAAAAAAAAAAHHTSPFPSLLSLAPGSHHHQLVFYSSEAEQFTVDNLGSQSLSLSSARAFHDQTGS from the coding sequence ATGATGCTAGGCAGCAACCAgcagtcggcggcggcagctgcagcagcggcagcggcggaggaggaggcggagctaGCACGGAAGCACACGGCCGCGGTGGCGACGTCGCGGCAATGGTCGGCGCAGACGGAGTCGCGGATCGTCCGCGTCTCGCGGGTGTTCGGCGGCAAGGACCGGCACAGCAAGGTGAAGACCGTCAAGGGGCTGCGCGACCGGCGGGTGCGGCTGTCCGTGCCGACGGCGATCCAGCTCTACGACCTGCAGGACCGGTTGGGGCTTAACCAGCCGAGCAAGGTGGTGGACTGGTTGCTCAACGCCGCGCGCCACGAGATCGACAagctgccgccgctgcagtTCCCGCCGCAGGACCTCTGCATGggccatcaccaccacctgcCGTCGCCGATGCCGCTgatgcaccaccaccacgacgaGAAGTACcacgtcgcggcggcggccgcgctggCCGCGGACAAGTCGGCCGGCGGAGGTGgggacgacgtcgacggcgggaGCGGAGGAGTTGCCCACATGGGGAGGTTCCCCGCCGGCGGCTACCACCGGTTCATGGGGCTGAACAACCCGCTGGGGATGGTCAACAGCGCCGGCGGCATGCCGTTCCACTACACCGGTGAGTCATGGAATAATGGCAGCGTGCAAGACAGCAGCGCCGGCTCGCCGCAggttgccgctgccgccgcggctgcagctgctgcggcTCACCACACCTCGCCGTTCCCTTCACTGCTTTCCTTGGCTCCAGGGTCGCATCATCATCAGCTGGTGTTCTACTCCTCCGAGGCCGAGCAGTTCACAGTAGACAACCTTGGATCACAGAGCTTGTCCCTGAGCTCGGCGAGAGCCTTCCATGATCAGACAGGAAGCTAG
- the LOC102705387 gene encoding uncharacterized protein LOC102705387 isoform X2 produces MMLGSNQQSAAAAAAAAAAEEEAELARKHTAAVATSRQWSAQTESRIVRVSRVFGGKDRHSKVKTVKGLRDRRVRLSVPTAIQLYDLQDRLGLNQPSKVVDWLLNAARHEIDKLPPLQFPPQDLCMGHHHHLPSPMPLMHHHHDEKYHVAAAAALAADKSAGGGGDDVDGGSGGVAHMGRFPAGGYHRFMGLNNPLGMVNSAGGMPFHYTGSHHHQLVFYSSEAEQFTVDNLGSQSLSLSSARAFHDQTGS; encoded by the exons ATGATGCTAGGCAGCAACCAgcagtcggcggcggcagctgcagcagcggcagcggcggaggaggaggcggagctaGCACGGAAGCACACGGCCGCGGTGGCGACGTCGCGGCAATGGTCGGCGCAGACGGAGTCGCGGATCGTCCGCGTCTCGCGGGTGTTCGGCGGCAAGGACCGGCACAGCAAGGTGAAGACCGTCAAGGGGCTGCGCGACCGGCGGGTGCGGCTGTCCGTGCCGACGGCGATCCAGCTCTACGACCTGCAGGACCGGTTGGGGCTTAACCAGCCGAGCAAGGTGGTGGACTGGTTGCTCAACGCCGCGCGCCACGAGATCGACAagctgccgccgctgcagtTCCCGCCGCAGGACCTCTGCATGggccatcaccaccacctgcCGTCGCCGATGCCGCTgatgcaccaccaccacgacgaGAAGTACcacgtcgcggcggcggccgcgctggCCGCGGACAAGTCGGCCGGCGGAGGTGgggacgacgtcgacggcgggaGCGGAGGAGTTGCCCACATGGGGAGGTTCCCCGCCGGCGGCTACCACCGGTTCATGGGGCTGAACAACCCGCTGGGGATGGTCAACAGCGCCGGCGGCATGCCGTTCCACTACACCG GGTCGCATCATCATCAGCTGGTGTTCTACTCCTCCGAGGCCGAGCAGTTCACAGTAGACAACCTTGGATCACAGAGCTTGTCCCTGAGCTCGGCGAGAGCCTTCCATGATCAGACAGGAAGCTAG
- the LOC102705673 gene encoding uncharacterized protein LOC102705673 gives MAATASASGAGKSLFQTFRKFFKKPWEITGPCASPEYRSALPGALEYRRRCPATLTEETRAVVPTSDPETVYDIKYYTRDRRRDRPPVRRTLLRKPDLERYMAAKQFDPTKDFPAPYVKTAVEEDYDAVGGGYQK, from the coding sequence atggccgccaccgcctccgcctccggcgccggcaagTCGCTGTTCCAGACCTTCCGCAAGTTCTTCAAGAAGCCGTGGGAGATCACCGGCCCGTGCGCCTCGCCGGAGTACCGCAGCGCGCTCCCGGGCGCCCTCGAgtaccgccgccgctgcccggcCACACTGACGGAGGAAACGAGGGCCGTCGTGCCCACCTCCGACCCGGAGACAGTCTACGACATCAAGTACTACACccgcgaccgccgccgcgaccgTCCGCCCGTCCGCCGCACCCTCCTCCGCAAGCCCGACCTCGAGCGCTACATGGCCGCCAAGCAGTTCGACCCCACCAAGGACTTCCCCGCCCCTTACGTGAAAACCGCCGTGGAGGAGGACTacgacgccgtcggcggcggctaccAGAAGTGA
- the LOC102705959 gene encoding glycerophosphodiester phosphodiesterase GDPD6 produces the protein MRPSFCTICFLHFLLPLVVFARPLFPLPSKTNEIERRPLQTFRPYNIAHRGSNGEIPEETTAAYLRAIEEGADFIETDILASKDGALICFHDVTLDDTTDVASRQEFSNRRRTYEVEWSNVTGWFVVDFTLEELKTLKVKQRYPFRDQQYNGKFSIITFEEFISIALDASRTVGIYPEMKDPVFINKHVKWDGGKKFEDKFVDTLLKYGYKGQYMSENWLKQPLFIQSFAPTSLVHVSKLTDSPKILLIDDFSVRTQDTNQSYWEITSDDYLAYISNYVVGLGPWKDTVVPPAKNYLMAPTDLVARAHAHNLQVHPYTYRNENQFLHLNFHQDPYAEYDFWINIMGVDGLFTDFTGSLHRYQEMISPHPKGETANSLLVKIAQMISQYEGL, from the exons ATGCGGCCTTCGTTCT GTACTATTTgttttctccattttctaCTGCCACTTGTGGTTTTTGCTAGACCTCTCTTTCCACTACCAAGTAAGACTAATGAAATAGAGAGGAGACCCTTACAGACTTTTCGACCATATAACATTGCTCACCGTGGCTCAAATGGGGAAATTCCTGAGGAAACAACTGCTGCTTACCTG AGGGCTATTGAAGAAGGTGCAGATTTTATAGAAACTGACATCCTCGCTAGCAAAGATGGGGCCTTGATCTGCTTTCATGATGTAACACTGGATGATACAACTGATGTTGCCAGCCGCCAGGAGTTTTCCAATAGAAGAAGAACGTATGAGGTGGAATGGTCCAATGTCACTGGCTGGTTTGTAG TGGATTTCACACTTGAGGAACTTAAAACACTGAAAGTCAAGCAGCGATACCCATTCAGAGACCAACAGTACAATG GCAAGTTTTCAATTATCACATTTGAAGAATTCATTTCAATTGCCTTAGATGCAAGCAGAACTGTTGGAATATACCCAGAGATGAAAGATCCAGTTTTTATCAACAAGCAT GTCAAATGGGATGGTGGGAAGAAGTTCGAAGACAAATTTGTGGATACATTACTGAAGTATGGATATAAAGGTCAATATATGTCAGAAAATTGGCTAAAGCAGCCACTGTTTATACAATCTTTTGCTCCTACATCCCTTGTACATGTGTCAAAGTTGACAGACTCTCCCAAAATATTGCTGATTGACGATTTCTCAGTTAGAACACAAGATACAAAccag TCATACTGGGAAATCACTTCAGATGACTACCTAGCATATATTAGTAACTACGTTGTTGGCCTTGGTCCATGGAAAGATACTGTTGTTCCACCAGCTAAAAACTATTTGATGGCACCGACTGATCTTGTCGCAAGAGCACATGCTCATAATCTCCAG GTGCACCCGTATACATACAGGAATGAGAACCAATTCCTGCACTTGAACTTCCATCAGGACCCTTATGCTGAGTATGATTTCTGGATAAACATCATGGGGGTCGATGGATTGTTCACAGATTTCACTGGATCTCTGCACCGGTACCAGGAAATGATATCTCCACATCCAAAGGGTGAAACTGCAAACAGCCTCCTAgttaaaattgctcaaatGATCTCCCAATATGAAGGTCTCTGA
- the LOC102722269 gene encoding protein CHLORORESPIRATORY REDUCTION 7, chloroplastic isoform X1, producing MEAAMAASTGELFTVSKRVPSNAGKSSVLLPHQRRWQQHTFTAAAAAAFAGSRRRVAGHHTMIQHQQGSRTEVGAARRRRADIRSETYVLMEPGEEEEFVSKEELEDRLRAWLERWPGGELPPDLARFDTVDDAVSYLVRSVCELEIDGEVGSVQWYQVQLE from the exons ATGgaagcggcgatggcggcctcCACCGGCGAACTGTTCACCG TGTCGAAACGTGTTCCCTCCAACGCAGGCAAAAGTTCAGTGCTGCTACCCCACCAGAGGCGATGGCAGCAGCACACGTTcactgcagcggcggcggcggcgtttgcaggctctcgtcgtcgcgtcgccgGCCACCACACGATGATCCAGCACCAGCAGGGCTCCAGGACAGAG gtgggcgcggcgcggcggaggagggcggacATCCGGTCGGAGACGTACGTGCTGATGGAgcccggcgaggaggaggagttcgtgTCCAAGGAGGAGCTGGAGGACAGGCTCAGGGCTTGGCTGGAGAGGTggcccggcggcgagctgccgcCGGACCTCGCGAGGTTCGACACCGTCGACGACGCCGTGTCCTACCTCGTCAGGTCCGTCTGCGAGCTGGAGAtcgacggcgaggtcggctCCGTGCAGTGGTACCAGGTTCAGCTGGAATGA
- the LOC102722269 gene encoding protein CHLORORESPIRATORY REDUCTION 7, chloroplastic isoform X2, whose translation MEAAMAASTGELFTGKSSVLLPHQRRWQQHTFTAAAAAAFAGSRRRVAGHHTMIQHQQGSRTEVGAARRRRADIRSETYVLMEPGEEEEFVSKEELEDRLRAWLERWPGGELPPDLARFDTVDDAVSYLVRSVCELEIDGEVGSVQWYQVQLE comes from the exons ATGgaagcggcgatggcggcctcCACCGGCGAACTGTTCACCG GCAAAAGTTCAGTGCTGCTACCCCACCAGAGGCGATGGCAGCAGCACACGTTcactgcagcggcggcggcggcgtttgcaggctctcgtcgtcgcgtcgccgGCCACCACACGATGATCCAGCACCAGCAGGGCTCCAGGACAGAG gtgggcgcggcgcggcggaggagggcggacATCCGGTCGGAGACGTACGTGCTGATGGAgcccggcgaggaggaggagttcgtgTCCAAGGAGGAGCTGGAGGACAGGCTCAGGGCTTGGCTGGAGAGGTggcccggcggcgagctgccgcCGGACCTCGCGAGGTTCGACACCGTCGACGACGCCGTGTCCTACCTCGTCAGGTCCGTCTGCGAGCTGGAGAtcgacggcgaggtcggctCCGTGCAGTGGTACCAGGTTCAGCTGGAATGA
- the LOC102706236 gene encoding exocyst complex component EXO70E2-like, with the protein MMAAELNKQFSNVTLGEEQEICDIGHALKALRKKILTLDFENSMRVHDPQNSFEYLEVLYKIQQLTESLGSLHPSGEAKEQHNELMIYAADLFDMALARLEEEFVYLLTHYKQPLEQGLLSFRSMEDGSIDDFSSSSFSEEQSEGKTTQPDTTGGSEYFATDLIQHGALSAIKSIANFMFLSEYDKECSQAYINTRQAAVDEYLGSLHIDKLSIEELLSTNWTKLSSLIKKWNRAMKVFVQVYLASEKRLSNHVFGELSESTADLCFYEISLSSVMQLLNFYESVAIGPPKPEKLFRLLDMYEVLNDLLPEVEFLFQEGCDDIILTEYHEVLLQLGESVRKAFTEFKYAVQSYTSSNAMARGEVHPLTKYVMNYIKALTVYSKTLDLLIKDTDRRCQQFSADMQSMANSCPHFTVTALHLQSITAILEENLEAGSRLYRDDRLRNIFMMNNIYYMVQKVRNSELKTFLGDDWIRVHIRKFQQQAMSYERVSWSQVLSYLSDDGLCAAGDGASRKIIKEKFKNFNMSFEEAYRIQTGWSVPDDQLREDVRISISLKIIQAYRTFMGRYYSRLDGIKHRERYIKYKPEDLEKLLLDLFEGAQKSL; encoded by the coding sequence ATGATGGCTGCTGAATTAAATAAGCAGTTTTCAAACGTCACCCTGGGAGAAGAACAGGAGATATGTGACATTGGGCATGCACTCAAGGCACTGCGGAAGAAGATTCTTACTTTGGATTTTGAAAATTCCATGCGTGTTCATGATCCGCAGAATTCATTTGAGTACTTGGAAGTGCTGTACAAAATTCAGCAGCTGACCGAAAGCTTAGGGAGTTTACATCCCAGTGGAGAAGCCAAAGAGCAGCATAATGAACTCATGATATATGCTGCTGACCTATTTGATATGGCATTGGCGAGGCTTGAAGAGGAATTTGTTTATCTTCTTACGCACTATAAACAACCATTAGAACAAGGACTTCTTTCCTTCCGCTCCATGGAGGATGGCAGCATAGATGACTTTTCAAGCAGCTCATTCAGCGAGGAACAAAGTGAAGGCAAGACAACACAGCCTGATACAACTGGAGGATCAGAATATTTTGCAACTGATTTGATTCAACATGGTGCACTCTCTGCTATCAAGTCCATTGCCAACTTCATGTTTCTGAGTGAATATGATAAGGAGTGTTCACAGGCTTACATAAACACACGGCAAGCTGCAGTAGATGAGTACCTTGGGTCTCTTCATATTGACAAGCTCAGTATAGAAGAACTTCTGAGCACCAATTGGACCAAGTTGAGTTCATTGATAAAGAAGTGGAATCGTGCAATGAAGGTCTTTGTCCAAGTCTACCTTGCAAGTGAGAAGCGCCTTAGCAATCATGTCTTTGGTGAACTTTCAGAATCAACTGCAGACTTGTGTTTCTATGAGATTTCATTGAGCTCAGTCATGCAACTTCTGAACTTCTATGAGTCTGTAGCAATTGGGCCACCTAAACCTGAAAAGCTTTTCCGTCTGCTTGATATGTATGAGGTCTTAAATGATTTATTACCTGAAGTAGAATTCTTGTTTCAAGAAGGATGTGATGATATAATTTTAACTGAATATCATGAAGTCCTACTACAACTGGGAGAATCGGTAAGAAAAGCATTTACAGAATTCAAGTATGCTGTTCAGTCCTACACTTCATCCAATGCAATGGCCCGTGGTGAAGTGCATCCCCTTACAAAGTATGTTATGAACTATATAAAAGCTCTCACAGTTTACAGCAAAACTCTTGATTTACTTATAAAGGACACAGACCGAAGATGCCAGCAGTTCTCTGCTGACATGCAGTCTATGGCAAACTCATGTCCTCATTTTACAGTCACTGCATTGCATCTGCAGTCAATTACTGCAATTTTAGAAGAAAACCTTGAAGCTGGCTCTAGATTATATAGAGATGATCGATTACGGAACATCTTTATGATGAACAATATCTATTACATGGTCCAGAAAGTGAGAAACTCAGAGCTGAAAACTTTTCTTGGTGATGACTGGATCCGAGTACACATTCGGAAGTTTCAGCAGCAAGCGATGAGCTATGAGAGGGTGTCATGGAGTCAAGTTCTCTCTTACCTGAGTGATGATGGCTTATGTGCTGCTGGGGATGGTGCTTCTCGTAAAATCATTAAAGAGAAGTTCAAAAATTTCAACATGTCCTTTGAAGAGGCTTATCGAATTCAAACTGGATGGTCTGTCCCAGATGACCAACTTCGTGAAGACGTCAGGATTTCGATATCGCTAAAAATTATACAAGCCTATCGAACTTTCATGGGACGATACTATAGCCGCCTTGATGGCATTAAGCACCGAGAGCGATACATAAAGTATAAGCCTGAGGATTTGGAGAAACTTTTGCTCGATCTCTTTGAAGGAGCTCAAAAATCATTGTAG
- the LOC102706513 gene encoding uncharacterized protein LOC102706513 has protein sequence MRKLCPNLDRDDSLDTVLEVPIPDEMLINAPGSDKRRGAGGANMRAWLKNQAFDRATVGGPANATAELQLFLNVVGSPLIPCPVPHDRAFSRSIRDSSIQASTAKYIMQQYIAATGGQAALQGLQSMYAVGKVRMCASEFHLGDQNVTAAQGRAEVGGFVLWQKCPEVWYFELIMAGHKMSAGSDGKVAWRQSAAENSHVSRGPPRPLRRSLQGLDPRSIANLFSDAVCIGEKIINGEECFILKLEASAATLRARSAAAFDIIHHTVWGYFSQRTGLLIQLEDSHLLRMKSGKGARRSENIFWETSMESVISDYRHIDGINIAHGGHTTVTLFRYGEGSVNHKRKLEETWTVEEADFNLYGLTSDYFLPPSDLKKDADEQRSG, from the exons ATGAGGAAGCTGTGCCCGAACCTGGACCGCGACGACTCGCTGGACACCGTGCTGGAGGTGCCCATCCCCGATGAGATGCTCATCAACGCGCCCGGCTCCGACaagcgccgcggcgccggcggcgccaacATGCGCGCGTGGCTAAAGAACCAGGCGTTcgaccgcgccaccgtcgGTGGCCCCGCCAACGCCACCGCCGAGCTCCAGCTCTTCCTCAACGTCGTCGGCTCGCCGCTCATCCCGTGCCCCGTCCCCCACGACCGCGCCTTCAGCCGATCCATCCGCGACTCCTCCATC CAAGCGTCGACGGCCAAGTACATCATGCAGCAGTACatcgcggcgacgggcgggCAAGCGGCGCTGCAGGGGTTGCAGAGCATGTACGCCGTGGGGAAGGTGCGGATGTGCGCGTCGGAGTTCCACCTCGGCGACCAGAACGTCACCGCCGCGCAGGGCCGCGCCGAGGTCGGCGGCTTCGTGCTCTGGCAGAAGTGCCCCGAGGTCTGGTACTTCGAGCTCATCATGGCCGGCCACAAGAtgagcgccggcagcgacggcaaGGTCGCCTGGCGCCAGTCGGCCGCCGAGAACTCCCACGTCTCCCGCGGCCCGCCCCGccccctccgccgctcccTACAG GGGCTGGACCCGCGGTCGATCGCGAACCTGTTCTCCGACGCGGTGTGCATCGGCGAGAAGATCATCAACGGCGAGGAGTGCTTCATCCTCAAGCTGGaggcgagcgcggcgacgcTGCGCgcccggagcgccgccgcgttcgACATCATCCACCACACCGTGTGGGGCTACTTCAGCCAGCGCACGGGCCTGCTCATCCAGCTCGAGGACTCGCACCTCCTCCGCATGAAGTCCGGCAAAGGCGCCCGCCGCAGCGAGAACATCTTCTGGGAGACCAGCATGGAGTCCGTCATCTCCGACTACCGCCACATCGACGGCATCAACATCGCGCACGGCGGCCACACCACCGTCACGCTCTTCCGCTACGGCGAGGGCTCCGTCAACCACAAGCGGAAGCTGGAGGAGACGTGGACGGTTGAGGAGGCCGACTTCAACCTGTACGGCCTCACGTCGGACTACTTCCTGCCGCCGTCCGACCTCAAGAAGGACGCCGACGAGCAGCGCTCCGGCTGA